In Pelmatolapia mariae isolate MD_Pm_ZW linkage group LG8, Pm_UMD_F_2, whole genome shotgun sequence, one genomic interval encodes:
- the LOC135933528 gene encoding microfibril-associated glycoprotein 4-like, which yields MRAWEEELAVRLGSGLWGLPAAAESGWSASLHPREEGNCHDRAARHRPVLSGKLPLQRVSDTKEHLFQLLSVLLLVPLLSSCAPLLLPLDCSDIYNEDSSRPSGVYTIYPIGATSAVQVYCDMDSLNGRWTVFQRRTDGSVNFYRPWSQYKMGFGIPAREYWLGLESLFHLTLRKKYELLVDMEDFSGNKSFARYSSFSIDPEADGYRLHVSGFINGGAGDSLSYHNGQKFTTFDKDQDSSSRNCAKLYLGAFWYNDCHKANPNGVYRWGADGTIFAVGVEWYHWKGFDYSLKTISMKIRPVQ from the exons ATGAGAgcctgggaggaggagttggccgtccgattggggtctggattgtggggcctccctgctgctgcggagtcggggtggtctgcttctctccaccccagggaagagGGTAACTGTCACGACCGGGCGGCCAGACACAG ACCCGTGCTTTCAGGGAAGCTGCCTTTGCAACGAGTCAGTGACACCAAAG AAcatctgttccagctgctgtcaGTCCTCCTCCTGGTGCCTCTGCTGAGCAGCTgtgctcctctcctcctcccgcTGGACTGCAGCGACATCTACAACGAAGACAGCAGCCGACCCAGCGGCGTGTACACCATCTATCCCATCGGAGCCACGTCTGCTGTCCAG gtgtacTGTGACATGGACTCACTAAATGGACGCTGGACG GTGTTCCAGAGGAGGACGGACGGCTCGGTGAACTTCTACAGACCCTGGAGTCAATACAAGATGGGCTTCGGTATCCCTGCCAGAGAGTACTGGCTCG GCCTCGAGAGTCTCTTCCACCTCACTCTGAGGAAAAAGTACGAGCTGCTGGTCGACATGGAGGACTTCAGTGGAAACAAGTCGTTTGCCCGTTACTCCTCGTTCTCCATCGATCCAGAGGCCGACGGATACAGACTGCACGTGTCTGGATTCATTAACGGAGGGGCAG gagACAGTCTGAGTTATCACAACGGACAGAAGTTCACCACATTTGACAAAGACCAGGACAGCTCGTCAAGGAACTGTGCCAAATTATACCTGGGGGCGTTCTGGTACAACGACTGTCACAAGGCAAACCCTAACGGGGTTTATCGTTGGGGGGCTGATGGTACTATCTTTGCTGTTGGTGTGGAGTGGTACCACTGGAAGGGTTTTGACTACTCCCTGAAGACCATCAGCATGAAGATCCGTCCTGTGCAGtaa